In a genomic window of Magnolia sinica isolate HGM2019 chromosome 14, MsV1, whole genome shotgun sequence:
- the LOC131225419 gene encoding cytochrome P450 724B1-like codes for MMSIKMLQVSHLFAEWCRICELPGMNDASYAHYISQLQQSGLLKGDDITDRFFCILTHTVIPLQHLVSFGLNLVGRAFEFQDDSLESHQHFLIFGGGCRLCLGKELAIVEICTFLHYFVTKYRLAT; via the exons ATGATGTCCATTAAAATGCTGCAGGTTTCTCATCTGTTCGCTGAATGGTGTCGGATTTGTGAACTTCCTGGTATGAATGATGCATCTTATGCCCATTATATTTCACAATTGCAGCAAAGTGGGCTACTTAAAGGTGACGATATCACAGATCGCTTTTTCTGCATCCTTACG CACACTGTTATACCTCTTCAGCACCTTGTAAGCTTTGGTCTTAACCTTGTCGGCCGAGCTTTCGAATTTCAA GACGATAGCTTGGAGTCTCATCAGCATTTCCTGATATTTGGAGGAGGTTGCAGGCTATGCCTTGGCAAGGAATTGGCTATAGTAGAGATTTGTACATTCCTTCATTACTTTGTGACTAAATACAGGTTAGCTACATGA